The following proteins are co-located in the Brevibacillus laterosporus DSM 25 genome:
- a CDS encoding ABC transporter substrate-binding protein, with protein sequence MIRSRWNMTAWVAVLLVVMYLVAGCGKQPQEAVTQTQKSVENGQQSESQANDKETTKQSQTRVVKDEFGEVEIPVHPKRIAAIYLEDPLVALGITPIVQWYHPAWGKQDYLGLDVPTFDITGSIEALIEANPDLIIVDGGVDATKYEAYSKVAPTYRIPDSFNKNAVETFKRVADIVGMPEKAESVLKEYQKQVTDAKEKLNSSIGRETVAVIRLNVGEKPSLALFGLKNAYTRMIYEDLGLEPYEPVKKIVTHEIVSLEKIPEFTADHIIIFPSNGTWTSQENKQAVALLEDPLWKALPAVKNGHVYQMERTHWQSGSIKANTIKIDDLLKIFPIKTK encoded by the coding sequence ATGATAAGGTCACGTTGGAACATGACTGCTTGGGTGGCTGTTTTGCTTGTCGTGATGTACCTTGTAGCTGGGTGCGGAAAACAACCACAGGAAGCAGTTACACAGACTCAGAAGAGCGTGGAGAATGGACAGCAAAGTGAGAGTCAGGCCAATGACAAGGAAACAACGAAGCAATCACAAACACGTGTGGTTAAGGACGAGTTTGGAGAAGTGGAGATTCCGGTCCATCCAAAACGAATAGCCGCCATTTATTTGGAAGATCCTTTAGTCGCATTAGGAATTACACCAATTGTGCAATGGTACCATCCAGCGTGGGGTAAGCAGGATTATCTCGGATTAGATGTACCAACATTCGATATAACGGGCAGTATAGAAGCTTTAATTGAAGCTAATCCTGATTTAATCATTGTTGATGGAGGAGTAGATGCGACCAAATATGAAGCATACTCCAAGGTAGCTCCTACATATCGAATACCAGATTCCTTTAATAAAAATGCTGTAGAAACGTTTAAAAGAGTAGCAGATATAGTAGGCATGCCTGAAAAGGCTGAAAGTGTATTAAAAGAGTACCAGAAACAAGTTACTGATGCTAAAGAGAAGCTGAATTCGTCAATAGGTAGGGAGACAGTAGCGGTTATTCGTTTAAATGTTGGTGAAAAGCCTTCATTGGCTCTTTTTGGACTCAAAAACGCCTATACAAGAATGATCTATGAAGATTTAGGATTAGAGCCATATGAGCCTGTGAAAAAGATTGTAACTCACGAAATTGTGTCACTAGAGAAGATACCAGAGTTTACTGCTGATCACATTATCATATTCCCATCCAATGGCACATGGACATCGCAAGAAAATAAACAAGCTGTTGCATTATTGGAGGACCCATTATGGAAGGCTCTGCCTGCGGTTAAGAATGGGCATGTTTATCAAATGGAAAGAACACACTGGCAATCAGGCTCGATTAAAGCGAATACGATTAAGATTGATGATTTATTGAAAATATTTCCTATTAAAACCAAATAG
- a CDS encoding helix-turn-helix domain-containing protein encodes MSQVASLISSPSALFLLVDIQYCTLPTGHHQKDNETSNYSLIVVTDGKGKLKIEEEHFHMDRESCFLIGPEQSLFIQAVEPSLCFYQLTFNKLSIQATASLLTKKKEERSDSFPFLGAVTCSPFSKCLDLVEAIYCHRNDADDMERFYNHVRFEELLRFVFQQNTSQSHLDIRRAVERSVEHVRKHYYEPMTVDQLAADANVARYKYTRIFKEMTGHIPLDFVNKLRIDRAKQLLSRTDDRIHEIAEQVGFNNEFYFNRRFKQMVGVAPGQYRDNQRSDLRIVSLFLEDYLLALGVTPIVQWSHGGWGKLDYLGLQHIPTHDVLTEDIHQLSHYNPDFIMVRQGVQSLAGIYDQCRQIARTSVIHHPVDDWRSTLRTVADMLGRTNMAEQVIMQYENKVAKAKEVLSRSVKGQTFAFLRVSANYISIDYLYTGPVLYRDLGMKPHPLVSQLRGVSERRCLSWEDLSELDADHLFYTFDKWHDEGEDAEKKQLYHPTWQSIPAVQKKRVYEVDFMTWMSHGVIANSRKIDDVMRVLAY; translated from the coding sequence ATGAGCCAGGTAGCAAGCTTGATAAGTAGTCCAAGTGCCCTCTTTCTCTTAGTAGATATCCAATATTGCACGCTCCCTACTGGTCATCACCAGAAAGATAATGAGACAAGCAATTATAGCTTGATTGTTGTGACTGATGGGAAGGGAAAGCTGAAAATAGAAGAAGAGCACTTTCATATGGATCGGGAAAGCTGCTTCTTAATTGGACCAGAGCAATCTCTGTTCATTCAAGCTGTAGAGCCGTCTCTATGTTTCTATCAATTAACTTTCAATAAGCTGTCTATTCAAGCTACAGCTTCTCTTTTAACAAAGAAGAAGGAGGAGAGAAGTGATTCATTTCCTTTCCTTGGAGCTGTAACTTGCTCTCCTTTTTCCAAATGTCTTGATTTGGTGGAAGCGATATATTGTCATCGAAATGATGCTGATGACATGGAAAGATTTTATAACCACGTACGCTTTGAGGAATTACTCCGTTTCGTTTTTCAACAAAATACTTCTCAGAGTCATTTGGACATACGCCGTGCGGTGGAGCGCTCTGTTGAACATGTGCGAAAACATTATTATGAACCGATGACAGTGGATCAATTGGCGGCTGATGCTAACGTCGCTCGTTATAAATATACGCGTATTTTTAAGGAAATGACGGGGCATATTCCACTTGATTTTGTAAATAAATTGCGGATAGACAGAGCTAAACAATTACTTAGTAGGACGGACGATCGGATTCATGAAATAGCAGAGCAGGTTGGATTCAACAATGAATTCTATTTTAATCGTCGTTTTAAACAAATGGTTGGTGTAGCCCCAGGACAATACCGGGATAATCAGCGTAGCGACCTTCGGATCGTATCATTGTTTTTGGAGGATTATTTACTGGCATTAGGTGTAACTCCGATTGTACAGTGGTCGCATGGGGGATGGGGGAAGCTGGATTATCTGGGTTTACAGCATATCCCGACGCATGATGTCCTGACAGAGGACATTCATCAATTATCCCACTACAACCCAGACTTTATTATGGTCAGACAAGGGGTTCAAAGCTTAGCAGGTATCTACGATCAATGTCGGCAGATTGCACGTACTAGTGTCATTCATCACCCTGTGGATGATTGGCGTTCCACATTGCGTACCGTGGCGGATATGCTAGGGCGGACCAATATGGCAGAGCAAGTAATTATGCAGTATGAGAATAAAGTCGCAAAGGCTAAAGAAGTATTGTCTCGATCTGTAAAAGGACAGACATTTGCTTTCCTGCGAGTATCAGCTAATTATATCAGCATAGATTACCTTTATACGGGTCCTGTATTATATCGAGATTTGGGGATGAAACCACATCCACTCGTTAGCCAATTAAGAGGAGTATCTGAAAGAAGATGCTTGTCATGGGAAGACCTTTCTGAGTTGGACGCAGATCATCTATTCTACACATTTGACAAATGGCATGATGAAGGTGAAGATGCAGAAAAAAAGCAACTATATCATCCCACTTGGCAATCCATTCCGGCTGTTCAGAAAAAACGTGTGTATGAGGTGGATTTCATGACATGGATGAGCCATGGAGTTATTGCCAATAGCAGGAAGATTGATGATGTGATGAGGGTGCTTGCTTATTAA
- a CDS encoding lytic polysaccharide monooxygenase, producing the protein MLVLMIAGAMFIAERVSAHGYVESPTSRAYMCKQGKNINCGPIQYEPQSVEGEGSFPQSGPPDGQITGAGRYPDLYTQTADRWKKVTMHGGANTFKWRLTASHSTKEWKYYITKNGWNPNKPLARSDLDIVPFCYYYDGGNRSGTTVTHTCNVPTDHSGYHLILAVWEIADTTNAFYQVIDVNLVKSAATEQVSIDLSKATVEQQAPQMGKVSPIFSTVQQITQGSILLRDQWFADDLRTLY; encoded by the coding sequence ATGCTAGTATTAATGATAGCAGGGGCTATGTTCATTGCTGAACGTGTATCAGCTCACGGCTATGTTGAATCACCTACAAGCCGAGCGTATATGTGTAAACAAGGCAAAAACATTAATTGTGGTCCCATTCAGTATGAGCCTCAGAGCGTAGAAGGGGAAGGGTCCTTTCCACAATCTGGCCCACCAGATGGACAAATCACAGGAGCTGGACGCTATCCCGATCTGTATACACAAACCGCTGATCGTTGGAAGAAGGTAACGATGCATGGTGGAGCCAATACGTTTAAGTGGAGATTGACAGCATCGCATAGCACGAAGGAGTGGAAGTATTACATTACGAAAAATGGCTGGAATCCCAATAAACCACTTGCTCGCTCCGACTTAGACATAGTTCCGTTTTGTTACTATTACGATGGTGGGAACAGATCTGGTACTACGGTGACTCATACATGCAATGTACCAACTGATCACAGTGGTTATCATCTTATTCTGGCCGTGTGGGAGATTGCGGATACCACGAATGCTTTTTATCAAGTGATAGACGTTAATCTGGTCAAAAGCGCTGCTACTGAGCAAGTCTCTATTGATTTGAGCAAGGCTACTGTAGAACAACAAGCTCCTCAAATGGGAAAGGTAAGTCCTATCTTTTCTACGGTACAACAAATTACACAGGGAAGTATTCTGCTGCGTGATCAATGGTTTGCTGATGATCTGCGCACACTATACTGA